The Prunus dulcis chromosome 3, ALMONDv2, whole genome shotgun sequence genome segment ACAGAGACCGACAATCGATACATAGCTTTGGGTGAAGGAAAGCAAGGACACGGCACGGTCTTACTATTGTTTCATGTTTCAACAGAACAGactaattataatataatttatttatccaCATAGCATTGATttttcatcaattaaaataaaatattacagAAAAGTAGAGGAGCTGGCTAACATCCCCACTTCACCAGCAAGCTGcctctgagagagagagagagagagagagaccccTCTCCAAACTCTGTATTTGTTGCATATAAATAAGGCCCACTCGCATGCTCTGTCTGTCTCTGAAAGCAGAgaagagatagagagagaagcaTGAAGAAGAATCAGATGGTGCACGTGTCATTGTTCTTAGCACATGTGCTTCTTCTGATCAGTCTTCATGGTGCCTCTGGGAAAGATTATATCTCTGCTGTGGGAGACCCAGGAATGAGAAGAGATGAACTGAGAGTGGCCTTGGAAGCTTGGAACTTCTGCAATGAAGTTGGAGCAGAAGCACCTGGCATGGGCAGCCCAAGAGCTGCTGATTGCTTTAATCTCACAAGTAAGCCCCACCATCGAACAACTCGGGGATTGAGGAGGAAgagtggttttttttcttttctttttagttcTCATATCAAATGATTTTATTatcattaatttgtttttgggtggaagaatctttatttttttcttccctttaattttttaatttgaaaaaaaaaatcatgtacATGGTCATTCAGTTTGATAGCATACAATGTATTTGATAGATGTTCCAAATTCATCTCAATGCACTTCATAGTTGTGTTTGTCATTGGATTGAAGTAGTTGTGTGCTGATTTGattcttaatttgttttgaatttgatggggCAGGTTCTTCTCTAAGACATGGAGTGAGCGAAGATGATAACAAACTTGGGGTGGGCACACCATTCCCAGGGATTAGCCAGGGGGCTTTGAACAATGTAGACCTTTATGCAGCAGAGAAGGAGCTGTATCTGGGTTCTTTATGTCAAGTTTCAGACTCTCCAAAACCATGGCAATTTTGGATGGTTATGCTGAAAAATGGTAACTTTGACACAAAGTCTGGTTTGTGCCCTGCCAATGGGAAAAAGGCAGCTCCTTTCAGTCCGGGTAAGTTTCCTTGCTTTGGGAGTGGGTGTATGAATCAACCCATTGTGAATCACCAAGAGACAGAGTTGTTGGATGGTGATACAATGAGAGGAAGTTTCAGTGGGTCCTATGATCTGGGATCTGATCTCAGTAATGGAAATGGTGGAGCTGATGGGATATCTTTCTATGAGGTGGTTTGGCAGAAGAAACTTGGTGTTGGAAGTTGGGTTTTCCGTCACAAGCTCAAGACTTCAAAGAAATATCCATGGCTGATGCTGTACCTCAGAGCTGATGCAACCCAAGGATATTCTGGAGGCTATCACTATGATACAAGAGGAATGCTCAAAACAGTAAGTAGAAACCattcatttgaatttaatttctaaGTAGAAACGTTTCATTTGAACTGGAATCTAATTTCCTTCCTTTTGTCGAGTAACAAGCAGTCATTATTATATTGAGAAGCTGAAGCTAGAATGATGCaatttttctcttgttttaGTTGCTGCTGTATGGTGTATGCCAACATATGTAACTTCTAAGAAGAATACAGGAAAATTTGTCTTATTGTTTGTCTTCATGACAAAATTTAAATGTAAGATGGTGTATGCTTTCCATCTTTCATGTGATTAATACGTTAACAAAGTAACAAAAGAAGGCCATAACTGGACAGCTGATTTGCTTAATTTGTTTAAATAACTGCATTTCCAGaggtattaatttattcaggAGGGGATTTCATGAATAATTAATCTGTTAATCTGTCACTGTCCTTTTTTGTATGAATACATTTATTATTCAATATTGTTAGATAACATTCATAC includes the following:
- the LOC117623014 gene encoding uncharacterized protein LOC117623014 translates to MKKNQMVHVSLFLAHVLLLISLHGASGKDYISAVGDPGMRRDELRVALEAWNFCNEVGAEAPGMGSPRAADCFNLTSSSLRHGVSEDDNKLGVGTPFPGISQGALNNVDLYAAEKELYLGSLCQVSDSPKPWQFWMVMLKNGNFDTKSGLCPANGKKAAPFSPGKFPCFGSGCMNQPIVNHQETELLDGDTMRGSFSGSYDLGSDLSNGNGGADGISFYEVVWQKKLGVGSWVFRHKLKTSKKYPWLMLYLRADATQGYSGGYHYDTRGMLKTLPESPNFKVRLTLDIKQGGGPKSQFYLIDIGSCWKNNGQPCNGDVLTDVTRYTEMIINPETPAWCSPTGLGNCPPYHITPDDRKIYRNDTANFPYSAYHYYCAPGNAKHLEQPVSTCDPYSNPQAQEIMQLLPHPIWAEYGYPTKQGQGWVGDARTWELDVGALSSRLYFYQDPGTTPARRIWGSVDVGTEIFVSDKDEVAEWTLSDFDVIFTPKKE